Genomic window (Pradoshia sp. D12):
AGAATATAGGAAAAAGAATACTAATCAATAGTTCCTTCTTGAAAATCCAGCGGTTTTTCTATACGATGACAATATCTACTTATATTTTATATAGAAGGAGCAATACCATGCTGCCAATGCATAAAATTAAAAGAATTAATGAATTATCTAAGAAATCAAAAACAGTTGGGCTTACAAAAGAAGAAGCCACTGAACAATCTCTTCTAAGGAAAGAGTATTTGGAAACCTTTCGTACTTCAATGAGAAATACGGTTGAAGGTTTGACCATTATCGATCCAGAAGGTAAGGATGTCACACCTGAAAAAATAAAAAAATTACGTAATAAAAAATTACATTAAGGGTATAGGATAATAGGCTAGACTCCAAAAAAATAGTTTAAGGAGTGACGATTTTGTAGCATTTACCAACAAAGTCTTGTCAACCTGTTTATACTTCATTAATATAAATTAGAAGGTTAATCTGAAAGGATGTAGGCAATGTTCACAGAAAAAGATAATTTATCTATCACAGCTATTCGTACACTTTCAATCGATGCAATTGAAAAAGCTAATTCAGGTCACCCTGGTATGCCTATGGGAGCTGCTCCTATGGCTTATACACTTTGGACCAAATTCATGAACCATAATCCAAAAAATCCGGATTGGTTTAACCGTGATCGTTTTGTATTATCAGCAGGACATGGTTCCATGCTTTTATACAGCTTATTGCACTTATCAGGTTATGGCCTTGATATGGAAGAAATTAAGAATTTCAGACAATGGGGCAGTAAAACACCTGGACATCCTGAATATGGACATACAAAAGGCGTAGAAGCTACAACCGGACCACTAGGCCAAGGTATTGCGATGGCAGTCGGTATGGCAATGGCGGAACGTCATTTGGCGGCAGTCTACAATAAAGATAACTTTGATGTTGTAGATCATTTTACATACAGCATTTGCGGAGATGGAGATTTAATGGAAGGGGTATCAGCTGAAGCTGCTTCTCTTGCTGCCCATTTAAAATTGGGACGTTTAGTAGTCCTTTATGATTCCAATGATATCTCTCTTGACGGCGAATTAAACATGAGCTTCTCTGAAAGTGTTGCTGAGCGTTTTAAAGCTTACGGATGGCAATACATTCGCGTAGAAGACGGTAATGATTTGAATGAAATTGCTAAAGCGCTTGAAGAGGCAAAAACAGATCTTGACCGTCCAACTATGATTGAAGTAAAAACAGTTATCGGATACGGTGCTCCAAATAAATCCGGTAAATCTGCTGTTCATGGTGCTCCGCTTGGCGAAGACGAAATGAAATTAACTAAAGAATATTACAAATGGACATTCGAAGAAGATTTTTATGTGCCACAAGATGTTTATGACAATTTTGAAGAAACTGTTGTAAAAGCTGGTGCTAAAAAAGAAGAAGAATGGAACCAATTATTTGAAAGCTATAAAAACGAATACCCTGAACTTGCTGCTCAGCTAGAAACAGCAATTAAAGGCGAATTACCTGAAGGCTGGGATAAGGATATTCCTGTTTATGAAGCAGGAAAAGCCGTTGCTACACGTAATTCAGGCGGAGAAGTATTAAATGCAATTGCTAAGAATCTTCCATCTTTATTTGGTGGATCCGCTGACTTAGCTGGATCAAACAAAACGATGCTGAAGGGCGAAAAAGATTTCTTGCCAGGCTCCTATGATGGCCGTAACATTTGGTTTGGAGTACGTGAATTTGGTATGGGTGCTGCATTAAACGGTATGGCACTTCACGGTGGTTTGCATGTGTATGGAGGAACATTCTTTGTATTCTCTGATTATCTGCGTCCAGCTATTCGTTTAGCAGCGTTAATGAATCTTCCTGTCACATATGTATTTACACATGACAGTATTGCAGTTGGAGAAGACGGTCCAACTCATGAACCAATTGAGCACTTGGCTGCATTGCGCGCAATGCCTAATGTTTCACTTATCCGTCCGGCTGACAGCAATGAA
Coding sequences:
- a CDS encoding DUF896 domain-containing protein, giving the protein MLPMHKIKRINELSKKSKTVGLTKEEATEQSLLRKEYLETFRTSMRNTVEGLTIIDPEGKDVTPEKIKKLRNKKLH
- the tkt gene encoding transketolase; translated protein: MFTEKDNLSITAIRTLSIDAIEKANSGHPGMPMGAAPMAYTLWTKFMNHNPKNPDWFNRDRFVLSAGHGSMLLYSLLHLSGYGLDMEEIKNFRQWGSKTPGHPEYGHTKGVEATTGPLGQGIAMAVGMAMAERHLAAVYNKDNFDVVDHFTYSICGDGDLMEGVSAEAASLAAHLKLGRLVVLYDSNDISLDGELNMSFSESVAERFKAYGWQYIRVEDGNDLNEIAKALEEAKTDLDRPTMIEVKTVIGYGAPNKSGKSAVHGAPLGEDEMKLTKEYYKWTFEEDFYVPQDVYDNFEETVVKAGAKKEEEWNQLFESYKNEYPELAAQLETAIKGELPEGWDKDIPVYEAGKAVATRNSGGEVLNAIAKNLPSLFGGSADLAGSNKTMLKGEKDFLPGSYDGRNIWFGVREFGMGAALNGMALHGGLHVYGGTFFVFSDYLRPAIRLAALMNLPVTYVFTHDSIAVGEDGPTHEPIEHLAALRAMPNVSLIRPADSNEVAAAWKAALTSKSAPTALVLSRQNLTTLPLSAELAEEGVAKGGYVVSPSNKDTADAILLASGSEVGLAVQAQAILANDGIDVSVVSMPSFDRFEAQSAEYKESVIPSTVKKRLAIELGTSFGWDRYTGDEGEILAIDRFGASGPGELLMEKFGFTPSNVVSLVKEMLQK